From Streptomyces griseorubiginosus, one genomic window encodes:
- a CDS encoding carbon-nitrogen hydrolase family protein: MRTALLQSSGRPGSVEGNLKVLDEAAARAAAAGAALLAAPEMFLTGYAIGDDIGRLAEAADGDGADAVAEIASRHGLAIAYGYPERCGDTVHNSAQLISADGTRLAGYRKTHLFGCFERDHFTAGEQPVVQAELGGLRVGLMICYDVEFPENVRAHALAGTDLLIVPTAQMHPFQFVAESLVPVRAWENQMYVAYVNRVGQEGDFDFVGLSVLAGPDGVARARAGRGEELVLADLDPALLAASREANPYLTDRRPGLYGSLV, from the coding sequence ATGCGCACCGCCCTGCTCCAGAGCTCCGGCCGCCCCGGCTCCGTCGAGGGGAACCTCAAGGTCCTCGACGAGGCCGCGGCCAGGGCCGCCGCCGCGGGTGCCGCGCTGCTGGCCGCTCCGGAGATGTTCCTCACCGGGTACGCGATCGGCGACGACATCGGCCGACTCGCCGAGGCGGCCGACGGGGACGGCGCGGACGCCGTCGCGGAGATCGCCTCCCGGCACGGCCTCGCGATCGCGTACGGCTACCCGGAGCGCTGCGGCGACACCGTCCACAACTCCGCCCAGCTGATCTCCGCCGACGGCACCCGCCTCGCCGGCTACCGCAAGACCCACCTCTTCGGCTGCTTCGAACGCGACCACTTCACGGCGGGGGAACAGCCGGTGGTCCAGGCCGAACTGGGCGGCCTGCGCGTCGGGTTGATGATCTGCTACGACGTCGAGTTCCCGGAGAACGTCCGCGCCCACGCCCTCGCCGGCACGGACCTCCTGATCGTCCCCACGGCCCAGATGCACCCCTTCCAGTTCGTCGCCGAGTCCCTCGTGCCGGTGCGGGCCTGGGAGAACCAGATGTACGTCGCCTACGTCAACCGGGTCGGCCAGGAAGGGGACTTCGACTTCGTCGGGCTCTCCGTGCTGGCCGGACCCGACGGGGTGGCCCGGGCCCGCGCCGGGCGCGGTGAGGAGCTGGTCCTCGCCGACCTCGACCCCGCCCTCCTCGCCGCCTCCCGCGAGGCCAACCCGTATCTGACGGACCGCAGGCCCGGCCTCTACGGCTCCCTCGTCTGA